A genomic window from Deltaproteobacteria bacterium IMCC39524 includes:
- a CDS encoding ABC transporter substrate-binding protein, whose translation MRYLFSLMLCLLLSATPSLAEDPAEARELIERKIDAVMMLLQDKSLDKAGRDVQIIALVAPIFDYPTMAKLSLGKKHWPQLNPVEKSAFSDLFIDRLQKSFLEKLDIYTDEKVLYGEPLAEGRKVHVPTTLVSKDSRIEMLYKMYRTAEGWKVYDVEISGVSVIQTYRSQFDGVLSNGTIDDLLEKLKTDGAFTITEPDETGS comes from the coding sequence ATGCGATACCTGTTCTCTCTCATGCTTTGCCTGCTGTTGTCTGCCACGCCGTCACTGGCTGAAGACCCGGCGGAGGCGCGTGAACTGATTGAGAGAAAAATTGATGCTGTAATGATGCTCTTGCAGGACAAGTCTTTGGATAAAGCAGGAAGAGACGTACAGATCATTGCGCTTGTTGCCCCGATCTTTGATTATCCAACCATGGCCAAACTGAGCTTGGGCAAAAAACACTGGCCACAGCTTAATCCCGTGGAAAAGTCTGCCTTCTCTGATCTTTTCATTGATCGATTGCAAAAGTCATTCCTTGAAAAGTTGGATATTTATACTGATGAAAAGGTTCTTTATGGAGAGCCTCTCGCAGAGGGTAGAAAAGTCCATGTACCGACGACCCTGGTCTCCAAGGACAGTCGCATCGAGATGCTCTACAAGATGTATCGAACTGCTGAAGGCTGGAAGGTCTACGACGTCGAGATCAGTGGGGTGAGCGTTATTCAGACCTATCGCTCCCAGTTCGACGGTGTCCTCAGTAATGGAACCATAGACGACCTTCTCGAAAAGCTGAAAACTGATGGTGCCTTTACCATCACCGAGCCTGATGAGACTGGATCCTGA
- a CDS encoding GFA family protein, which produces MNMEQTYKGRCFCGAVQFSVTGEPALMAYCHCDSCRHWSAGPVNAFTLWSPDGFKITQGADNIGAFDKTAATSNEAGISNRKWCKTCGGHIFIDHPGMGLVDIPAALLEGFAFNPAFHVNYQESVHPMPDGLPKFKDLPEAAGGSGEEIPE; this is translated from the coding sequence ATGAATATGGAACAAACATACAAAGGTCGTTGTTTTTGTGGTGCTGTACAATTCAGCGTTACAGGAGAACCCGCGTTAATGGCCTATTGCCATTGCGATTCGTGCCGGCATTGGTCGGCGGGGCCCGTAAATGCTTTCACTCTCTGGTCTCCAGACGGCTTCAAAATCACTCAGGGTGCAGACAACATAGGTGCCTTCGACAAGACCGCAGCGACCAGCAACGAAGCAGGGATAAGTAACCGGAAATGGTGCAAGACTTGCGGCGGTCACATTTTTATCGACCACCCGGGGATGGGACTGGTTGATATTCCGGCCGCCCTGTTGGAAGGGTTTGCCTTCAATCCGGCTTTTCACGTGAACTACCAGGAGAGCGTCCATCCTATGCCGGATGGTTTGCCCAAGTTCAAGGATCTCCCCGAAGCCGCGGGCGGTTCAGGTGAAGAAATTCCGGAGTAG
- a CDS encoding carbon-nitrogen hydrolase family protein — protein sequence MTKLAIVQKPPVFLDKEKTIAKAVESVHEASANNADLVVFTEAFIPGYPTWIWRLRPGGDFGLSEELHEHLLSNAVSMDSNDLDPLYEAAQELEVTIVCGIEERDSQLSQSTLYNSMVVIGADGSLLNKHRKLMPTNPERMVWGFGDATGLKAVETPAGRISTLLCWENYMPLARYALYAQGVEIYIAPTYDSGDNWTGSLQHIALEGRCWVVGCGNLIRASDLPEDFPAKDTLYPDREEWVNPGDSVVIAPDGEIVAGPMHKETGILYCEIDLEKARTAKRALDVTGHYSRPDIFQLRVNCQPQSPVKFED from the coding sequence ATGACAAAGCTGGCCATTGTTCAAAAACCCCCCGTTTTTCTGGACAAAGAAAAGACCATCGCGAAGGCCGTTGAATCCGTGCACGAGGCCTCGGCAAACAATGCCGACCTTGTCGTTTTTACCGAGGCTTTCATCCCCGGTTATCCCACCTGGATCTGGCGTCTCAGGCCAGGAGGTGACTTTGGCCTCTCAGAAGAGCTGCACGAACACTTATTGAGCAACGCCGTAAGCATGGATTCGAACGACCTGGATCCGCTTTATGAAGCCGCTCAGGAGCTTGAAGTCACCATCGTTTGCGGCATCGAAGAACGAGACAGTCAACTTAGCCAATCGACTCTCTACAATAGCATGGTCGTGATTGGCGCAGACGGCTCTCTCCTCAACAAGCACCGCAAGCTCATGCCGACCAACCCGGAACGCATGGTGTGGGGTTTTGGTGATGCAACAGGACTCAAAGCCGTCGAAACGCCTGCAGGTCGAATCAGCACCTTGCTGTGCTGGGAGAACTACATGCCACTCGCCCGCTATGCGTTGTACGCCCAGGGAGTAGAAATCTACATCGCCCCAACCTACGACAGCGGCGATAACTGGACAGGAAGTTTGCAACATATCGCTCTTGAGGGCCGGTGCTGGGTCGTCGGCTGCGGCAACCTGATCCGCGCCAGCGACCTGCCTGAAGATTTTCCGGCCAAAGACACTCTCTACCCGGACAGAGAGGAGTGGGTGAACCCAGGCGACTCCGTTGTTATTGCACCTGACGGTGAGATTGTTGCAGGACCAATGCACAAAGAGACCGGCATTTTGTATTGCGAAATAGACCTGGAGAAAGCCCGAACTGCAAAAAGGGCACTCGACGTGACCGGGCATTATTCACGACCAGATATTTTTCAGCTGCGGGTGAATTGCCAACCACAATCACCTGTGAAATTCGAAGATTAG
- the rlmB gene encoding 23S rRNA (guanosine(2251)-2'-O)-methyltransferase RlmB, producing the protein MKCKQPWKGRETVKVDYLYGIHPVREGLRGRRQPLELFVDEKQGGQRVEELVELARERGIPVRQRQRQDLERLAGQSHHQGAVLSMQPFPYTELEDLLESWQASGDTGFFLLLDGITDPHNLGAILRNADAAGCQGVVVTKDRSCGITNVVDRASAGAVEHLAVCQVTNLARAMQQLQKAGFWIYGLAAGEGAQPLFNTNLSGNIALVVGSEGDGLRQRTRETCDGLLEIPMIGGVSSLNASSASAIALFEVVRQKNANKV; encoded by the coding sequence ATGAAATGCAAGCAGCCCTGGAAGGGTCGTGAAACAGTGAAAGTCGATTATCTTTACGGGATTCACCCGGTACGTGAGGGGCTGCGTGGACGTCGCCAGCCCCTCGAACTCTTTGTGGATGAAAAGCAGGGCGGTCAACGTGTTGAGGAGTTGGTTGAGCTGGCCCGCGAGCGCGGGATTCCGGTCCGCCAACGCCAACGCCAGGACCTGGAACGTCTGGCAGGGCAGTCCCATCATCAGGGTGCGGTCCTTTCCATGCAGCCTTTCCCCTACACCGAACTTGAAGACCTGCTCGAAAGCTGGCAGGCTTCCGGCGATACTGGGTTCTTCCTGCTGCTCGATGGGATTACCGACCCTCACAATCTGGGTGCGATCCTGCGTAATGCCGACGCTGCAGGCTGTCAGGGTGTGGTTGTCACCAAGGACCGCAGTTGTGGAATTACCAACGTGGTTGATCGTGCCTCGGCCGGTGCGGTTGAACACCTGGCGGTCTGCCAGGTGACGAACCTTGCCCGCGCCATGCAACAACTGCAAAAAGCCGGCTTCTGGATCTATGGGCTGGCAGCCGGGGAGGGCGCACAACCGCTCTTCAACACCAACCTCTCAGGAAATATTGCCCTGGTGGTCGGCAGTGAAGGGGACGGCCTGCGGCAACGGACTCGTGAAACCTGTGATGGGCTTCTGGAAATCCCGATGATCGGTGGTGTCTCTTCTCTAAACGCCTCCTCAGCGAGTGCGATTGCCTTATTTGAAGTCGTGCGGCAGAAAAATGCCAATAAAGTTTGA
- a CDS encoding TVP38/TMEM64 family protein, protein MKNSALKLIFGGLWLSLFLFALFFWWQSGIALTSVPSLLQEWLDNVGLLNAAFIYIVLYAIRPLILFPATILTIASGLIFGPWLGTLFTIIGENASANFGFSLVRWFGREIVATHSTPLMSRWNEKLKQNGVISVMTMRLIMLPFDAVNFSCGLTAIRQRDYAIGTFIGILPSLIGFVLLGGIAASGAHNRTLVVVLSALFMLLGFGIAHYLKRRDSAEIPSE, encoded by the coding sequence TTGAAAAATTCTGCGCTCAAGCTCATTTTCGGCGGCCTCTGGCTCAGCCTGTTTCTTTTTGCACTGTTCTTTTGGTGGCAATCCGGAATTGCTCTGACCAGCGTGCCCTCGCTCCTCCAAGAATGGCTCGACAACGTTGGACTTCTTAATGCGGCGTTCATCTATATCGTCCTCTACGCCATACGCCCCTTGATCCTCTTTCCGGCCACCATCCTAACCATTGCCTCGGGATTGATATTCGGCCCCTGGCTCGGCACCCTCTTCACCATCATCGGGGAGAACGCCAGCGCCAACTTTGGCTTTTCTCTGGTGCGCTGGTTTGGTCGTGAAATCGTCGCAACCCATTCCACGCCACTGATGAGTCGTTGGAACGAGAAACTGAAACAGAATGGTGTCATCTCGGTTATGACCATGCGTCTGATCATGCTTCCCTTTGACGCAGTGAACTTTAGCTGCGGCCTGACCGCAATCCGCCAACGTGACTACGCAATCGGCACATTTATAGGCATCCTGCCCTCGCTGATTGGCTTTGTTCTCCTTGGCGGTATCGCCGCATCTGGGGCGCACAATCGCACTCTGGTTGTGGTTCTCTCGGCACTTTTTATGCTGTTGGGTTTCGGGATTGCTCATTACCTTAAGCGTAGAGATAGTGCTGAGATTCCCTCCGAATGA
- a CDS encoding VacJ family lipoprotein — protein sequence MGIIPRGSVKSLLFLIALTAFLSGCGVHHSRNDDPVNDTVQKEALAAQPFEDEFDLEDEFEDAASAEIIDPLGGYNRVMTEVNDKVYFWLLKPTARGYRAVAPEGARLAVGRFFHNLLMPVRFANNLLQLKPKQASIELARFVFNSTVGILGFFDPAAKHCDLQPYPEDFGQTLGYYGVGSGFHIVLPLLGPSNLRDTIGLIPDHFLNPISYVEDSEVRLALRAYKQVNQTSLHIGEYESMKKDAVDLYPFLRDSYEQHRNKQIEE from the coding sequence ATGGGAATAATTCCCAGAGGTTCTGTTAAATCATTATTGTTCCTCATCGCCTTGACGGCCTTTTTGTCTGGTTGTGGAGTGCATCATTCACGGAATGATGACCCTGTAAATGACACGGTGCAGAAGGAGGCTCTTGCCGCTCAGCCTTTTGAGGATGAGTTTGACCTTGAAGATGAATTTGAAGACGCGGCCTCGGCAGAGATCATAGACCCTCTGGGCGGTTACAATCGGGTTATGACAGAGGTTAACGACAAGGTCTACTTCTGGCTGCTCAAGCCGACGGCCAGAGGCTATCGTGCTGTGGCACCCGAAGGTGCGCGGCTGGCAGTGGGGCGTTTCTTCCATAATTTGCTGATGCCGGTGCGTTTTGCCAACAACCTGTTACAACTTAAACCAAAGCAGGCGAGCATTGAACTGGCGCGCTTTGTTTTTAATTCGACGGTCGGAATACTAGGTTTTTTTGACCCGGCCGCAAAACACTGCGATTTGCAACCCTACCCGGAAGATTTTGGCCAAACCCTGGGTTATTATGGTGTTGGTAGTGGCTTTCACATCGTGCTGCCACTGCTGGGGCCTTCCAATCTGCGCGACACTATTGGCCTCATTCCTGACCATTTTCTTAACCCGATCAGCTACGTCGAAGATTCTGAGGTGAGGTTGGCCTTGCGTGCCTACAAACAGGTGAACCAGACGTCCTTGCACATCGGTGAATACGAAAGTATGAAAAAAGATGCTGTCGATCTCTATCCTTTCCTCCGGGATAGTTACGAACAGCATAGAAATAAACAGATCGAGGAGTAG
- a CDS encoding peptidylprolyl isomerase yields the protein MARASARHILVPSEADCNTLKNLIEGGEDFAEIAKTHSQCPSGKQGGALGEFSPGQMVREFDEVVFSGDVGKVLGPVKTQFGYHLIEITNRTD from the coding sequence ATGGCAAGAGCAAGTGCACGACATATCCTGGTTCCCAGCGAAGCCGACTGCAACACCCTCAAAAACTTGATTGAAGGCGGTGAAGATTTCGCCGAGATCGCCAAAACTCATTCCCAATGCCCGTCAGGCAAGCAGGGCGGTGCCCTCGGTGAGTTCTCGCCGGGCCAGATGGTTAGAGAATTTGATGAAGTGGTTTTCTCCGGTGACGTGGGCAAGGTCCTCGGCCCGGTCAAGACACAGTTCGGCTATCACCTGATCGAAATCACCAACCGGACCGACTAA
- a CDS encoding MMPL family transporter, which yields MLKFVYDRLILVYPKTVLLAMLLMVAVLGYEARNLEVDASAETLILENDKDLQFTRLVAERYGSSDFLVISYIPNEDLFADAVLADLARLRDELEALEGVASVLSILDVPLLESPPRPIKELVGDVQTLESPTIDKELARQEFQNSPIYRNLLVSPDLRTTALQVNLRDDPLYKELLKRRNELRQRSTIGLSSAEATEFSEVKARFKAHRDAMRAEQHLNIAEVRAVMDQHRGTADLFLGGVSMIADDLITFIKSDLKIFGTGVICLLAVTLWMVFRQRRWVVLPLFTSVISVVATCGLLGAFGWEVTVISSNFISLQLIITMAITIHLIVRYRELICKSPGASQHQVVLETVMSMIRPCSFAVLTTVAGFSSLILCDILPVINFGWMMSAGIFVSLLLTFLIFPTMLMLLPEKVPILCVVPFSFTRVLARFTESHGKAVLTLSLLLLIGSVVGSSRLIVENSFIDYFRESTEIYQGMKVIDEELGGTTPLDVIIDFADTETRPIAIIEDTSEDIFEELDAEFELAKDEAQYWFTAQRMERVEAVHDYLDSLPASGKVLSLGTMLKVGRRINENKDLDNFKLALVYNELPETYRKIILSPYVSVENNQVRFSLRVRDSEKNLRRNELLQTIKKDISQDLGFEPERVTLAGLLLLYNNMLQSLFSSQIKTLGAVVAALMLMFLVLFRSLKISLIAIIPNLLSVGTVLGFMGWVGIPLDMMTITIAAISVGIAVDDTIHYIHRFELEYQSDGAYIATMHRCHGSIGYAMYYTSVVIIVGFSILVLSNFIPSIYFGLLTALAMVIALVASLTLLPCLIVTLRPFGPERIEPKASTSR from the coding sequence ATGTTGAAATTCGTCTACGACAGGCTCATCCTCGTCTATCCTAAAACCGTCTTGCTGGCAATGCTGCTGATGGTCGCCGTCTTGGGTTATGAAGCGCGTAATCTTGAGGTTGACGCCTCTGCAGAAACCCTGATCCTGGAAAATGACAAGGATCTGCAATTCACCCGGTTGGTGGCTGAACGTTACGGCAGCTCCGACTTTCTGGTTATCTCCTACATCCCCAACGAAGACCTCTTTGCCGATGCGGTGCTGGCTGACTTGGCCCGCCTTCGTGATGAACTAGAGGCGCTCGAGGGTGTCGCGTCTGTCCTCTCAATTCTTGATGTACCTCTTCTGGAAAGTCCACCAAGACCCATAAAGGAGCTGGTTGGAGACGTCCAGACTCTGGAATCGCCAACGATTGATAAAGAGCTGGCGCGCCAGGAATTTCAAAACAGTCCAATCTATCGCAACCTCCTGGTCAGTCCTGATTTGCGCACAACTGCACTGCAAGTCAATCTGCGCGATGACCCCCTCTACAAAGAGTTGCTCAAGAGACGTAATGAGCTGCGGCAACGCTCAACGATTGGTTTGTCTTCGGCAGAGGCGACAGAGTTCAGTGAGGTCAAAGCTCGTTTCAAAGCTCACCGTGATGCAATGCGGGCCGAGCAACACCTTAATATTGCTGAAGTCAGAGCTGTTATGGATCAACATCGGGGAACAGCAGATCTTTTTTTGGGCGGCGTCAGTATGATCGCCGACGACCTGATTACTTTCATCAAGAGCGACTTGAAAATCTTTGGTACTGGTGTCATCTGCCTGTTGGCCGTGACCTTGTGGATGGTGTTTCGACAGCGTCGCTGGGTTGTTCTGCCTCTTTTCACTAGCGTCATATCGGTCGTGGCGACCTGTGGTCTGCTTGGAGCTTTTGGCTGGGAAGTTACGGTGATCTCTTCCAATTTTATCTCATTGCAGCTGATCATCACGATGGCGATTACGATCCATCTGATCGTTCGCTACCGTGAGCTTATCTGCAAGAGCCCTGGTGCAAGTCAGCATCAAGTGGTGCTGGAAACGGTCATGTCGATGATCCGGCCCTGTAGCTTTGCGGTTCTTACAACTGTGGCGGGCTTCAGTTCTTTGATTCTGTGTGACATCCTGCCTGTCATAAACTTTGGCTGGATGATGAGTGCCGGTATCTTTGTGTCTCTGCTGTTGACCTTCCTGATATTTCCCACAATGTTGATGCTGCTACCCGAAAAGGTGCCTATCCTCTGCGTTGTGCCTTTTTCCTTTACAAGAGTTCTGGCTCGTTTTACTGAGTCGCATGGCAAAGCGGTTCTGACCCTGAGCCTTCTGCTGTTGATAGGAAGTGTTGTCGGTTCCTCTCGGCTGATCGTGGAGAACAGTTTTATCGATTATTTCAGAGAGTCGACTGAGATCTACCAGGGAATGAAGGTTATCGACGAGGAGCTGGGAGGGACAACGCCTCTTGATGTCATCATCGATTTCGCTGATACAGAAACGCGACCGATCGCAATTATTGAAGATACCTCGGAAGATATCTTTGAGGAGCTAGACGCGGAATTCGAGCTGGCAAAAGACGAAGCCCAGTACTGGTTCACTGCGCAGAGAATGGAGCGCGTTGAAGCGGTTCACGATTACCTTGATTCCCTCCCTGCCTCGGGCAAGGTCCTCTCCTTGGGTACGATGCTGAAGGTTGGACGGAGGATCAACGAGAACAAGGACCTCGACAATTTCAAACTTGCTTTGGTCTACAATGAACTTCCCGAGACCTATCGTAAAATTATCTTGAGTCCCTACGTTTCAGTTGAAAACAATCAGGTGCGTTTTTCCTTGCGGGTAAGAGATTCGGAAAAAAATCTGAGGCGCAACGAGTTGCTGCAAACAATAAAAAAGGATATCTCTCAGGATCTCGGTTTTGAGCCGGAGCGTGTGACGCTCGCTGGGCTGTTGCTATTGTACAACAATATGCTGCAAAGTCTGTTCTCTTCACAGATAAAGACTCTGGGAGCCGTGGTTGCGGCTCTGATGTTGATGTTCCTGGTTCTCTTCCGCTCGCTTAAAATCTCTCTGATTGCGATTATCCCCAACTTGCTCTCTGTTGGAACTGTTTTGGGGTTTATGGGGTGGGTCGGGATTCCCCTCGACATGATGACTATCACCATCGCGGCCATCAGCGTCGGTATCGCTGTCGACGACACCATTCACTACATTCATCGCTTCGAGCTCGAGTACCAAAGCGATGGAGCTTACATTGCAACGATGCACCGTTGCCACGGCAGCATTGGCTACGCCATGTACTACACTTCGGTGGTCATCATTGTAGGATTTTCGATTCTGGTGCTCTCCAATTTCATCCCGAGCATCTACTTCGGCTTGCTGACCGCGTTGGCGATGGTTATCGCCCTGGTCGCTTCTCTCACCCTGCTACCGTGCCTGATCGTCACGTTACGTCCTTTCGGACCGGAAAGAATTGAACCCAAAGCGAGCACGAGCCGTTAA